Within Malus domestica chromosome 04, GDT2T_hap1, the genomic segment AAATGAAGATTTGAACTTGGATTACGAGCTAGTTGATAAAACAATGTTGTTTATTTCATATGTTTCGAAAAAATACACTCCTATGTTTAGCGAGTGTAAATTGATTTGGTATAAATTTAGTTTCACTTGAAATGAACTTTTGGAAAAATCAAAAGGAGCATGCAATAAAAATATTAGAGTAATAAATATATTTTGAGAGCTCtatataaaatttatatttcaACGGTATTTCTTAGGTTATAGCTTAAGGATTCCCTTCCTTGAGCTAGCTTATCATTCTAGAATGTTACGCTACACTGAGATTCTATATTTGATTTCTCGTTTTcccaatatttttatattaaaaagaatCTCACTTTCGTGAAACAAATATATTGTTGTGTTTTTTCCTGGTGGAGAAGCTAGGGGTACACATCAAAATGCCCAATGTCGTGAAAAGATTGATACTTGAATCAAATCAATGACGAGAGTGAGGAGAACTTTCTTGCAATTTTCTTTCTAATAAGTAGTAGTGGTTGAGACgctagaaaaacaaaaacaaccacCAGTTGTCTAGTATTTCCAAATGTAAAGATTAAAAGCTCatcaaatccaatccaatcaaTTGACTTTCACTACATTGGCAATTCGTGGTGCAatccacactcatttttacttctcacatacgcCTTTTAATTTTGTTCATCGTATTGAacgaactgaaaaaaaaaaaagacaataattaacaaaagtgtttagaagataaaaaaaaaaaaaagataaaaaaaagtgtaaaaatagcaccaccctttATCTTTCCACGTTGGGTAAGTGTAGATCCATGACAAATTCAGAGGTTGGTGGGTTTAACTTGCTATCATTTAAATCCCCCAATCCTATcattttgtttaattgatttgaTTGTGAAAGGCCATCCAACTTGCAACCATATTTAGGGGTGGACAAACGGGCTGGGTCCAGAAATTCTTTAAAAAAAGCGATGGGGCAAGTTCCGAAAATATCCGCATGTTATTTTACCACTCATCAATTTCTGTCTGCTCTCACGTGATGAGAGGCAAAAGAATAAGGGGATACATCTTTGTTCAGGTCAAGTTTATCCAATAAACAATTGACTCGTGATCATTTTCTTCGTTTCGTTACTCAACAAAAACTTGGTTTATACGAACGTGTGTTGCGTGTTACGTGTTACGTGTTACAGTATAAACAAACTGAGATAGCAGCCCTTTTAAGTGCCATACAAAAGTAGACATTGGGATTTATGCCTTGTTACGAGCTTGATGTGCACGACTGTAATTTGCAAGCACATCGAATACTAACAAGGGTCCGGTCAGTAAATAATCTTATTAACTTGTGATAACGCATTTCTACACAATCAAGTGAACCTTCTTTCGAAGCagtttgtttatatatataatttaccgTGGAAATGCCCTGGCAACACCCATGTACAGAAAGCACCTAAAGAACGCCAGGGCAACAACGAAAACGATGTGCCGTTGTCATAGTCACTACTACGCCGACAAGATCAATGACAACTGCTATGCCTACTCTACAACAGCAAACAACATTAACAATGACAATATAGAAGACCTGCAGTGTGTCGAGGGCGAAGCTTTTGCATTTGGTTACTCTCCAGCAAGCCTGCTTTTGAGTCCAGTGCCAAGTTTGCATATGATTACACTCAAGTCTCGAGCACAAATTTGTATGTAATTCTGCAGCGTGCCCAAGCATAAGTCTATGATGAGAGGAATTTTAAACTTCCCCTTGATCCTGGCTGCTACTCTTCAAGATATTGTACTTGCAGAGAGGACAGGTAGCGTTGATAAAAAGCCACTTGTCAATGCAGGAACAGTGAAAATGGTGGCCACAAGGAAGTTGCCTCAGTTCCACTCCGTCATCATAAGAAGAAAGGCAGATGCAGCACTCCTGTAAATCGCAATGATCATCTAACTGATGTAAGAAGAATTTTGTGAACAGTCCATTTGTGACAcgaatacaaaacaaaaccaacttTATGACAGCTCATGTAGACAAAATCCTCGTTACTAAAAGAACTCAAGAGAGTAAACAAGACTGTAAGTCAAAAATCAAGAGCAGCTTACCGCATCCTCCTGAGAAAGAACATGTTCAATGGGTGAATCTGTACCACATTCAGTCATTACTCCCCCACCTTGTACATCGCCGGCAACTTTCTCATTACCAACTTttctgaatttgaattttggaagctGTTCGATGTCTTCCTTAGATGCTCCATCCTGCTTCAATAGCAGGTCACACAAACATAATACGGGGACATGAAGAATGCCATTGATATTAATGCTAAGAGCTAACAGCTACACTTCAgtaaattaataattcaaattacTTCCAAGTTTTAGTTACGACAACAAAAATCAAGCACATTCCCATCAAATTTTTGTCAGGCCCAATAAATTTGATGCAACTAAAAGAGAGccagaaaatttaataaatgaaacaaattagtataatattaataaatCTTTCATCCCCAAAGTGCTCCAAGAGAAACTACTATGCAACAAGTTTGGTAAACCTCATATATCaatagaaagaagagatctaTGAATCATAATAGTTACATAAGGTGCTCTACGGAGACACCATGAAATTCAACTATCTATGATTAGTATCAAATTCTAAGAAGGAGATACCCGTAATTTCTAAGGTGACGAAAGTTAACAGTTAATGAAAGAAAGGAATGGTTTAATTTATTGTTTTACCAACATGGGAACTTGCCTGTTATTTTGAGCTCATAAAGGCTATCCACAAACTTTCTTCTATACAAAACATCAGAACTGAACTTTCCAACCCACCCCACATAAAGTTATGCTAAACTGGAAGCAAGCCCATACAATTGGGTCCCATTTTAGAGTCCAAATTCTCCCACTGAGGATCTTAATACATCAAAATTTCTGTTCAAATTAACAAGATTCGACTAATTTGTGTTATTATCAAATATTTGGTAAATAAAGTTTGCTATCGCAGAATTATATAGAACGTGTCAGGTTCTGCTTTCATTTGTCAACCCTCTAGTCTAGTACTTATAAACCAGTACTACAGCAATATTCACCTAACTTATGGAGTGGTAATGACAGAAAACACTGATAGTTATGAACATGAAAACCAACACAGCCCCACACACAGAAAAGAGAGATAACTGGGCATGAGAACTACCTGATCTGCGACAGCATATAAAAGTGCAATAATGCACGGAAGACAGCAACAAACCGCGATACCAATGATACATGCCAGCGCAACACAGAAAACGAcaaaaaacacatcaaaacccAGGAAAATTATACATAGCCTGCAGACAAAGCCACATTGCCATGGTTAAGAGTTTATCCTTGATTTCAAATGAATGGATGAgcgtgagagagtgagagagagagagagagagagcccaaACCAGTAAAGTTGCGGGGAGGCGTTTGCTAAAGATTGACCACCTGCCGATACCCAATAGAACCCAATGATCCACCAGATAAACGAAAACATTGTATTTGCAGATTCCAGGTGTTTAGCAACGCTGCTGAAAGATACAAGCAAAAACAATGAGCAGATATGAAATTACGATAAACGTAACAAATAACAGCATATGTCATTAACTTTTTGCACAGTACTGGCTCCAAATATAACAGCATCCTACAATCCCAATACAAAACCAGCTCAATCGTCAATAACCGATTCTAACAGACAGGTAGCAAACAAAACTTCAGATTTATAGAGCTTCAAACGAGAGAAAACCAGTGCCATCAGCAATCCGTAAACGCAAAAAGACTCATTTATCTAATCCTCTACTCTACATCATAATTTCGCATAAATACCGATCCCTCTATTGGTTTCAAAGAGATTGGGGCCAAGCTACAAGTAAAAGTAAATTTTACTAAGAATCAAATGGCATGAACAACAATGCCAAAGACAGCAaaaacattataaaaaaaaataaaaatcaccaTTATTCCAGCAACATTTACGCATTCGAATCATAAATTGCAGCAACTAACAGCAACCCACCAACAAACACcacataaaaaaacaaacattacaaTTGCGAAGCACAGCTAACGTTGTTACCTGGTACCCTCCTCAGTCATATGATCAGCCAACGACACGTACTGCGATGACAAATCCCCCTCTCTCGACCCAGAACCCAAATTCCCAACACTCCCCACCCCTTCCTCCGCGGAATTCACCCCCGCAAACCGGCTTCTCTGCCGGGACTGCCGCCTCCGAAACTCCACGCAAACACAAACCATATGCACCACGCACTGCACAGCGTAACCCACGATCCACAGTCTCAGGGGCACATTCGGCAATTCGTACCGGCTCAGAACCAGGACCGTCAGCGCCACGACGACGAAGGCGAAGTTCCAGATGATGTCGAGAACCACCACTGGCTTGGAGTACGCCCAATCACTCTGCCTCTCCTCCAATTGCTCCGCCGCGGTCTCGCGGACCAGCATCGACGGCTCGCGCATGAGGCGGCGGCTGCTGGCCTGGCGAAGAAACCGCGCGGCCTGCTGCAGGCTCTGTCGGCGCACCAATCGCTGGCGCCCCGAGTTCGAATCGTCGGACGACCCGCCCGAGTTGGTCAACAGCGGCGTCGCGTCGACGATGTTCTCCGCAGATCGGTTTGGCGAGGCCATTTCGGTTTCGAATCAGAATTTGGGGATGTTTAGTTTCTTGCGAGGTCGTTGAATGGAATGCCCTGACTCGGTGAGTTGAATCGGCTCAACCCATGCAGATCTCCGAAACGTTGCGTTTTGAGCGGGAGCTCTGATCGTTCTATGGCGGTGAGAACGATGATGGAGACAAGACAAACGCCGACGATGACGATAATGTCGTTCGAATACGGACACGGCTTTGGAATTTTATCtctgttttcttggtttatttgACCGGTGCTTGGTAAAATTGATTTGACCATACCGTACACGTTTCGTTTGGTATTTACAGGTTAactcggatttttttttttttttttttttttttggttttttgtaatGGTTCTTTGTAGGatcaacttttttattttgtaatggtTCTTTGTAGAATAACACAATATtttgatgaagaaaataaattgagaaTTTAGACAAAATTCATAATTTATGTATTGAGTGGCTGCCGCCATCACTATCATGGATGCCACCATCACCATATATTGTTGTCTTTCCGTCGCTATTGTCACAATCCACCATCATAACAACCGTCTCCATCACTAGTGCTAGCacattttttttactattatctCTCATTTtgtatttaaattattttttttagttaactaaacaagaaaattaacaaattttaaaaaataaaatttcatcattttaattcCATTATCTTATTATTGTacgtaattttaaatttcttcatcagtTATTTTATAATTCCAAGTCATTTCAAATTTTCTCATAGAAACATAATGTAAAAGCATAGGAAGTTACAAAATGGTTTTACTTCCACCCACATGTAAATTCATGGGTACATAAGCACATTCTTAACGAAAAAATGCTAAGTAGACTTTCTCAAAACAgaactactttctcaaaacagAACTCTCTGCAACCTCATGTTTTGGGCACAAGCTTTGTTTAATGTTGGTATGAAAATTgtgccaaaaatataaaatgatagagagttcatgaataattttatttttgagagCCTTTTGAGCATTTCAACAAATAggaaaaaatgtaaacaaactACAAATAAAACCCCATCCAAATATTTTTGAGAGCATTTTCTTGTTCAGCAGATGCAAAAGTTGATACAACTAAAAAAAACAAGACCTCCAACATAATCTTCATCATATTTGGTCGGAATGTGTTGATGTCCACTCGTAAATATAACGGTGCTAAAAATCATGTGTCACCTAACTCCCTGCCGCACAAACAAGCGCGGGAAGCATGGGACACGGTTGGGATGCTCTTGAATGCCTGTACTAACAAACAAGATTTAATAAGTATAAAtaaaggagttcaaatcttctGCATTCAAAATGGACTATAGCCTTTTTAGTTGATTGCCACATGTCTATACATTTAATTCCCCATTCAGAGAAGATAGGGTATTTTGAAGATAGCtcatgtaataaaaaaaaattcaaatttaaactCTTGTGGTGAACGCCGTTAGGAATTAAGCCCAAAGAAAATTTCTGTTAGTTTCTCCGTtaatcttccttttctttaagGGGTTAGGGATCTCGACTCTCTACATTTAGGCTTCATGCATTTTCCTGCATTTCGCTACATTTAAGTCATTATGTGCCATTAGGTTTTGTTCCCCTTCATCAGTTGTTACTTTCGTGCATTTTACATTGTGTTCCTCCTCCATTGGTGTTCCCTCTCCTGTTTGTGGCTCACTAGACATTCTCTCATGGTTGAAAGAATCTTCAAATTCAATCAAGTAATCATTGCGCCCACTAACGGATCCATTAAGGGGCAAGGGGGGGTCTGACCCCCCGAACTTCGATGAACGTCCATAGATACCTTATGTGCTGACCCACTGAACTTCGGTGAATGTCCATGGATACCTTGAGTGTTgcccttttgaagattagagttgGCATCATACTTGCCCTCCAACTGACTTCAGGCCTACCAAAACCCGATGAATGTCCATAATACCTTGGGTGCTGCCCCTTGCATACATTAACATGTCTGTAGTAtgcattttcaaatgatttcaggcctaccaagactcgatgaaatggcaatatgcatgctatttctgatataaaaaaatttgctcTCTGCGCATGCTATTCTTACTGACCCCCCTAATATTATTTCATGGATCTGCCACTGATTGCGCCTATTTTTCC encodes:
- the LOC103419243 gene encoding E3 ubiquitin-protein ligase At1g12760-like isoform X4, yielding MASPNRSAENIVDATPLLTNSGGSSDDSNSGRQRLVRRQSLQQAARFLRQASSRRLMREPSMLVRETAAEQLEERQSDWAYSKPVVVLDIIWNFAFVVVALTVLVLSRYELPNVPLRLWIVGYAVQCVVHMVCVCVEFRRRQSRQRSRFAGVNSAEEGVGSVGNLGSGSREGDLSSQYVSLADHMTEEGTSVAKHLESANTMFSFIWWIIGFYWVSAGGQSLANASPQLYWLCIIFLGFDVFFVVFCVALACIIGIAVCCCLPCIIALLYAVADQDGASKEDIEQLPKFKFRKVGNEKVAGDVQGGGVMTECGTDSPIEHVLSQEDAECCICLSSYDDGVELRQLPCGHHFHCSCIDKWLFINATCPLCKYNILKSSSQDQGEV
- the LOC103419243 gene encoding E3 ubiquitin-protein ligase At1g12760-like isoform X2, encoding MASPNRSAENIVDATPLLTNSGGSSDDSNSGRQRLVRRQSLQQAARFLRQASSRRLMREPSMLVRETAAEQLEERQSDWAYSKPVVVLDIIWNFAFVVVALTVLVLSRYELPNVPLRLWIVGYAVQCVVHMVCVCVEFRRRQSRQRSRFAGVNSAEEGVGSVGNLGSGSREGDLSSQYVSLADHMTEEGTSSVAKHLESANTMFSFIWWIIGFYWVSAGGQSLANASPQLYWLCIIFLGFDVFFVVFCVALACIIGIAVCCCLPCIIALLYAVADQDGASKEDIEQLPKFKFRKVGNEKVAGDVQGGGVMTECGTDSPIEHVLSQEDAECCICLSSYDDGVELRQLPCGHHFHCSCIDKWLFINATCPLCKYNILKSSSQDQGEV
- the LOC103419243 gene encoding E3 ubiquitin-protein ligase At1g12760-like isoform X1 yields the protein MASPNRSAENIVDATPLLTNSGGSSDDSNSGRQRLVRRQSLQQAARFLRQASSRRLMREPSMLVRETAAEQLEERQSDWAYSKPVVVLDIIWNFAFVVVALTVLVLSRYELPNVPLRLWIVGYAVQCVVHMVCVCVEFRRRQSRQRSRFAGVNSAEEGVGSVGNLGSGSREGDLSSQYVSLADHMTEEGTSSVAKHLESANTMFSFIWWIIGFYWVSAGGQSLANASPQLYWLCIIFLGFDVFFVVFCVALACIIGIAVCCCLPCIIALLYAVADQQDGASKEDIEQLPKFKFRKVGNEKVAGDVQGGGVMTECGTDSPIEHVLSQEDAECCICLSSYDDGVELRQLPCGHHFHCSCIDKWLFINATCPLCKYNILKSSSQDQGEV
- the LOC103419243 gene encoding E3 ubiquitin-protein ligase At1g12760-like isoform X3 is translated as MASPNRSAENIVDATPLLTNSGGSSDDSNSGRQRLVRRQSLQQAARFLRQASSRRLMREPSMLVRETAAEQLEERQSDWAYSKPVVVLDIIWNFAFVVVALTVLVLSRYELPNVPLRLWIVGYAVQCVVHMVCVCVEFRRRQSRQRSRFAGVNSAEEGVGSVGNLGSGSREGDLSSQYVSLADHMTEEGTSVAKHLESANTMFSFIWWIIGFYWVSAGGQSLANASPQLYWLCIIFLGFDVFFVVFCVALACIIGIAVCCCLPCIIALLYAVADQQDGASKEDIEQLPKFKFRKVGNEKVAGDVQGGGVMTECGTDSPIEHVLSQEDAECCICLSSYDDGVELRQLPCGHHFHCSCIDKWLFINATCPLCKYNILKSSSQDQGEV